ATCGGCGGCAGGTCGTCGCCTCGGGCGACCCCCACGCCAACCGTCCAGATGACGATCGAGATTCCCGCCACAGCGGATCTTCGAGTCCCGAAGTCTCTCCACCTGTCGTTCATGAAGTACAACTCCCGGCGCGGTCACGCCAAGCCCGGCGGTTCATCGCGTAGTGTGTGGCGGGCATGGCCAAATCTCAAGTATCGAGAAGATCACGATAGGCGTGTGGAGACTTCAACACGTAATGGGTTTCGGACGTGGCTTCAGAGGAGTTCGGGCGGAGGCTTCGGCTGTCTTACTACGTCGCCGGCGATTCGCGCAAAGCCGCTCCGAACGACGCCGGGGTAGCATCGCTCTGGGCTGCGGCGACCGGCGATTCGATGGAGGCCTCGTCGCCGTTGCCCGGTGTGAATTCGGGGACGATCTCGCCCAGGCGGGCCTTGAGCTGCTCTTCGCTTCGTTCGTCGGCGATCGCGACGATCTCGTCGATCGCGCGTTTGACGCGGCCCCAGTCCTCGGCACGATTGCGCCAGACATAGATTTTCTCGTGCTGCGTCGGACCCATGTCCTCGCCGAGGACGGAGAGTTCTTCGTACAACTTCTCGCCGGGCCGCACGCCGGTATAAACGATCTCGATATCCTCTCCGGGGCGCAAGCCCGAGAGCGTGATCATTTCGCGGGCCAGGTCCACGATCTTGACGGGCTCGCCCATGTCCAGCACGAAGATGTCGCCGTCGTTGCCCATGACACCGGCCTGTAACACGAGCTGGGTCGCCTCAGGGATGGTCATAAAGTAGCGCGTCATCGCCGGGTCGGTGACGGTCACGGGACCGCCCGCGGCGATCTGTTTCGCGAAGATCGGCACGACGCTTCCGGAAGACCCGAGGACGTTTCCGAAGCGGACCGTCATGAACTGCGTAGCCGCATCCTGGCGAAGCTGCTGGATGTACATCTCGGCGACGCGTTTGGTACAGCCCATGACACTCGTAGGATTGACGGCCTTGTCGGTAGAGATCATGACGAAGCGGGATACGTCGTGGCGCTTGGCGGCGTCGGCGACGGTCTTGGTGCCGAGGATGTTGTTTTTGATCGCCTCGCCGACGTTAGATTCCATCAGGGGGACGTGCTTGTGCGCCGCCGCGTGGAAGATGACAGCGGGCCGCTCCGACGCGAAGATCGCATCGACGCGCTTGCCATCGCAGATGTCCGCCACGTAACCGACGCGCCGAACATCTGGGGCGAGTGTGGCCAATTCCCGATCGATTTCAAAGAGGTTGTTCTCCGCCTGCTCGACGAGCACCAGCCGCGCAGGCTTGAACCGAAGCACTTGGCGGCAGATTTCCGAACCGATCGAACCGCCGGCACCGGTTACCAGCACGCGCTGATCGCGGAGGTATTCGCTGATTCTGGCCTCATCCAGCTTGACCTGCTCGCGGCCCAGCAAGTCCTTGATGTCCACGTCGCGAATCTGCGAGACGGTCACGCGGCCTTCGATCACGGCTTCCATCGCCGGGATGGTCCGGAAGCGGACGTTGAGACCCTGGAGCTGCTCGACGATGTAACGCAGTTTTTTCTGCGGCGCATTGGGCATAGCGATGAGGAGTTCTTCCACCTGTTCCCGCTTGCACACGGCGCGGACATCCTCGATGCGGCCGACGATAGGCACGCCATGAATCCGCGCGCCGTGCTTGGTCGTGTCGTCATCGAGAAAGCCGACGACGCGATACCGTTCGACGGGCATCCGCAGGATTTCCCGGAGCAGCGCTTCGCCCGTGTCGCCGGCGCCGACGATGAGGCAATGGCGATGGCCGGCCATGACGACGGGTCGCATTTCTTCATGGTAAAGCCGGACAATCAGCCGCGCACCGCAGATGACGGCGATCGTCATGCCCAGGTCCAGGAGAAACGTGGACTGCGGAAAGACGAGCGGCCGAAGCCGGCCGAGGTCGGGGTCGAAAACCTCGGCGCCCAGGAAGCTCTGTGGCGGATCCAGCCGGTTGTAATATTGCTCGAGCACAAAATAGACAACGACAAATAGAAACGTGCTGATATACGTGGCCTTCACGACGGACAAGAGGTCACGCATGCCGACATAGCGCCACGACCCGCGAAACAGGTTCATGCGCCAGAAGACCGCCGTCTTGAGGGCGACGACGATGGGAAGCAGCGGCAGGAAAAACGGCTTGAACCAGAACTCGAAGTTCTTAAAATTATAAAGGAGGCCCATGGCCAGGAAGAGCGCGAGCACGAACAGGCCGACATGCGCGGCAAACACCAGCATGCCGCGATGCTGCATCAAGCCTCGGGAAGTATTGGTTTCGCTGGACCGCGCAGTACTGAGCATATCATTGTCTTGCAAGCCGATGGCGGCTCGCACCCTCACCTTGATGTCGGCCGAGCGCCCCCCGAATGAACGGCTCGGACGCCTAAGTGGGGCATCCAGCCGCGGCAAAGGCGTCTCGGTGAACCGGTCGCCGAGCCGCCCGAACCGCATCGTGCCTAGGGCTGCGAGGCGGCCGGCGCCGTGAGGAGATCGCGGAATCTCTGAAAGAGTTCCGCATCCTCGGGCGACGAGGTGCATTTCATGGCGGCGTCGACGGCGTCGAGTGCCGTCGCATGATCGCCGTTCAGCCAGGAATAATACGCCAGGACTATGCTCGGGGCGGGAGCGTCCTGCTGGGACTTCGCCCAAATGTTTATGTTATTGAGGGCGCGCGTGAACTCCCGCGGATCCTCAAAGAAAACGTTGCGATCGAGTTTGAGATCGTCGAGCGACTTGGCGCGTTTGATGCCCGACTTCAGCAAGTTGTATGCCTGGTGTAGGTCCTGGTGCTGGTAGGCCGTCAGGACACCCGCCATATAGGGTCGAGCCTGATCGTAGTGAATATCCCGATCGAGATCAAAATAACTCCCGGCTCGGATATAATCACCACTGCGAAACGCCTGCACTCCGAGTTCATAATATTTTTGCGCGTTCTTGGAAGGAGATTCGATGAGCAGGTTGATTTCGGATTCGGCCGGGGGCGCCGAATGGGCCGCTGGGGAGACCGAACCGCCGGCGGCGGACTCCATCGTGCCTTCCGCTGAAGCGTCGGTAACGAGGTTGCGGCCCAGGTACGATGCGCTCTTGGTCGCCAGGGCGGATCGGGGACTCAAGAGGTTTCGTCGATCCAGGAGTTCGCGCATGGGATGAGTAGGAGACAACTCACTCTGGCGTTGCGCGGTCGGCCGCTGGATCGAGCGTATGATTTCGTCCAGCTGTTGGGTCCGCGTCCTCGCCCCGCGATAACGATTGCTCTGAAAGGTCCCCAGGCGGTCCCGTGGACGATCCGCCGCTCCGCGATACGCGGTGCTTTGGCGATAGGAGCGGGATCGAGCCATTGCACTTTGGCGGCCGCGCGTGAGATCCTGCGAAAATGCTGACGTGGATGCTCCCAAGAGCAGGAAGATCGCCGTCCATTTCGCCAGCACCCGACGCATCATTTCGCCTCCAAGTTCAAGGATGAGAATATGTTATGATATCGACCACTCCGCCTTGGGTCAATATGATCGCGCGGAGCGAGCCGGACGGTCCCTTTGAAGTTACGGACGCTGCGCGTGAGTTGTTTAGTAGTCATCTGATGTTTCTTGGGAACCGGCGTGATGCCCCGAATCTCGCTATTGTCGATCTCCCTGGCCGCAAAATGCCGGCTGCTTTTCGGGCTTGCCGTGTTACTTATTATTGCATCGGCCCTTTTTGTCCCGTGGTTGCGGATGCGCGATCTCGCCCACGAAGCCAATATTCAGACTGCTCGGTCGATTGCCCGGCTGGCGCTGGCGAAGAGTGATTTGGCTACAGGTAATTGGGAGATCAAGCAGCGCGCCTTGGAGGCCTGGTGGCCCGGCGGGGCCCAGGAATACGGCTTTCATTGCCCCGTACCACGCCTTATTGCGTTATCGGACCCATCCAACCCAAAGCTCCCGGGTTGGGCGGGGGAACACCTTCGTCGAGCCATAGTCGAATTGAGCCGGCGGCCGGGGCTCCCGGAGTCGGCCCCGGCCATCGACGCGGTGGACGATCAAATTGTCTACCGCGTCGTTCTGCCCGTACGCTCGACTGGCGGCAAATACCCCGTAGGAACGTTGTTGGGTGTCGTTTCCGTGGAGTATTCCGCACCCAATGCGCGGATCGAATTACTGGTCAACCTCGGCCTGAGCCTCATGGCCGGCGCGTTGGCGGGAACCCTTGCCGTCCTGGTCTTTTACCTGATCACCCAAAAGCTCATTCTCTCGCCGGTCCGGGAACTGACCCGCGTCTCCGAAAGTGTCTCGCTGGGGGATCACGGCGTGCGCAGCCAGATCGCCACCGGCGACGAATTCGAAGAGCTGGCCAGAGCCTTCAACGCGATGCTCGCTCACTTGCAGACCTCCGAAAACGAACTGCGGACGATCAATCGCAGCCTGGACACGCGGCTGGGCGAACTGGCCGAGCGAAACGTGGCCCTGTTTGAGGCGAACAAGATCAAGAGCCAGTTTCTCGCCAATGTCAGCCACGAACTCCGTACGCCGTTGACCTCGATCATCGGCTTTGCCGAACTTCTCCGCGAAGCCGCCAGTTCGGAGGGCGGCCGGATGCTCCGCTACTCCGAAAACATCATGTCCAGCGGCCGTCTCCTCCTGGGAATCATCAACGATCTCCTCGACCTGGCGAAGATTGAGGCGGGCAAACTCGAACTCCATGTCGGCCCCGTCGAGATCATCGAAATGGCCAAGAACCTGATCGATTTCATGCGCCCTCTGGCCGACAAGAAGAGCCTCCAACTCGTCGCCGATCTTCCCGAAGAGCTTCCACCGATCATTTCCGACGCCGGGCGAATTCAGCAAATCCTCTATAACCTGCTTTCGAACGCCGTAAAATTCACCCCAGACGGCGGGCTCGTGGAGTTGAAAGTCAGCCCGTCGGGTGCGGACTACGTCTCGATCGCCGTTCGGGACACCGGGATCGGCATCCCGGAAAAAGACCTCGCCAGCGTCTTTGAGAAATTCCGCCAGCTCGACGATTCCATGACCCGTGAGCACAGCGGTACCGGTCTGGGCCTGGCAATCAGCAAGGAGCTGGTGACCATGCTGGGGGGCACGATTCACGTCTCCAGCGAACTGGAAAAGGGCTCGACCTTTGTCGTCACATTGCCGATTGACGCGCAGCTCGAGGGTCAGACGACAAAGGCCCACGAAGTTCGGTTGACGTGGTAATGGCAATGATCGAGATCGAACCGCCCAGGCGACGCCGACCCATCTGGAAGCGTTTCTTGTTCGCGCTGGTGTGCCTTCTGGCGACGCTGGGGATCGCGGAATTGGGCGTCCGCCTCGCGGGTTTGGGGCCGCGCGTCTACGTACCGCGCCGCTTCTTGCCCGCCGGTGTGCCGTTCACGTTTATTAAGGAAGGATCGATCAGCTTTCCAGTTTACCAACCCAACGTCGTCTTCTCCTCAGCGTACGATCCCATCGGCGACGATCGCGGCTACCTAAAACCTGATGGAAAAGTCGCTTACCGCATAAACAGCTCCGGCTTTCGCGGCGGGCCTCTCGTCATCGAAAAGCCGCCGGCGGCGTTCCGCGTCCTTTGCCTCGGCGACTCACTGACCTTCGGCGAGGGGGTACACGAAGAAGATACCTACCCGGCGAGGCTCGAGAATTTACTTCGCGGATCGCTGAAGGGCCGCACCGT
This is a stretch of genomic DNA from Phycisphaerae bacterium. It encodes these proteins:
- a CDS encoding nucleoside-diphosphate sugar epimerase/dehydratase, translated to MQHRGMLVFAAHVGLFVLALFLAMGLLYNFKNFEFWFKPFFLPLLPIVVALKTAVFWRMNLFRGSWRYVGMRDLLSVVKATYISTFLFVVVYFVLEQYYNRLDPPQSFLGAEVFDPDLGRLRPLVFPQSTFLLDLGMTIAVICGARLIVRLYHEEMRPVVMAGHRHCLIVGAGDTGEALLREILRMPVERYRVVGFLDDDTTKHGARIHGVPIVGRIEDVRAVCKREQVEELLIAMPNAPQKKLRYIVEQLQGLNVRFRTIPAMEAVIEGRVTVSQIRDVDIKDLLGREQVKLDEARISEYLRDQRVLVTGAGGSIGSEICRQVLRFKPARLVLVEQAENNLFEIDRELATLAPDVRRVGYVADICDGKRVDAIFASERPAVIFHAAAHKHVPLMESNVGEAIKNNILGTKTVADAAKRHDVSRFVMISTDKAVNPTSVMGCTKRVAEMYIQQLRQDAATQFMTVRFGNVLGSSGSVVPIFAKQIAAGGPVTVTDPAMTRYFMTIPEATQLVLQAGVMGNDGDIFVLDMGEPVKIVDLAREMITLSGLRPGEDIEIVYTGVRPGEKLYEELSVLGEDMGPTQHEKIYVWRNRAEDWGRVKRAIDEIVAIADERSEEQLKARLGEIVPEFTPGNGDEASIESPVAAAQSDATPASFGAALRESPAT
- a CDS encoding HAMP domain-containing sensor histidine kinase; translation: MPRISLLSISLAAKCRLLFGLAVLLIIASALFVPWLRMRDLAHEANIQTARSIARLALAKSDLATGNWEIKQRALEAWWPGGAQEYGFHCPVPRLIALSDPSNPKLPGWAGEHLRRAIVELSRRPGLPESAPAIDAVDDQIVYRVVLPVRSTGGKYPVGTLLGVVSVEYSAPNARIELLVNLGLSLMAGALAGTLAVLVFYLITQKLILSPVRELTRVSESVSLGDHGVRSQIATGDEFEELARAFNAMLAHLQTSENELRTINRSLDTRLGELAERNVALFEANKIKSQFLANVSHELRTPLTSIIGFAELLREAASSEGGRMLRYSENIMSSGRLLLGIINDLLDLAKIEAGKLELHVGPVEIIEMAKNLIDFMRPLADKKSLQLVADLPEELPPIISDAGRIQQILYNLLSNAVKFTPDGGLVELKVSPSGADYVSIAVRDTGIGIPEKDLASVFEKFRQLDDSMTREHSGTGLGLAISKELVTMLGGTIHVSSELEKGSTFVVTLPIDAQLEGQTTKAHEVRLTW